In Streptomyces sp. NBC_01408, one DNA window encodes the following:
- a CDS encoding CoA pyrophosphatase has product MPGWLDPVVEAARTVRPAQLSRFLPPEDGRGRQSAVLILFGEGPRGPELLLMERAGSLRSHAGQPSFPGGALDPEDGDPHTTGPLRAALREAEEETGLDPAGVQLFGVLPRLYIPVSEFVVTPVLGWWRAPSPVGAVDPAETARVFTVPVADLTDPGHRVTAIHPSGHHGPAFTVESALVWGFTAGVIDRLLHFAGWEVPWDRSRQVPLDWRS; this is encoded by the coding sequence CTGCCCGGGTGGCTCGACCCGGTCGTGGAGGCCGCGCGGACCGTCCGCCCGGCCCAGCTCAGCCGCTTCCTGCCGCCCGAGGACGGCCGCGGGCGGCAGTCCGCCGTCCTCATCCTCTTCGGCGAGGGCCCCCGCGGCCCCGAGCTGCTGCTGATGGAGCGGGCCGGGAGCCTGCGCTCGCACGCCGGCCAGCCCTCCTTCCCCGGCGGCGCCCTCGACCCGGAGGACGGCGACCCGCACACCACCGGCCCGCTGCGCGCCGCGCTGCGCGAGGCCGAGGAGGAGACGGGGCTGGACCCCGCCGGTGTGCAGCTCTTCGGGGTGCTGCCCCGCCTCTACATCCCGGTCAGCGAGTTCGTCGTGACCCCGGTCCTCGGCTGGTGGCGGGCCCCCAGCCCGGTCGGCGCCGTGGACCCGGCGGAGACCGCCCGGGTGTTCACGGTGCCCGTGGCCGATCTCACCGACCCCGGGCACCGTGTCACCGCGATCCACCCGAGCGGCCACCACGGCCCCGCTTTCACCGTCGAATCGGCCCTGGTCTGGGGTTTCACCGCCGGGGTCATCGACCGTCTGCTGCACTTCGCGGGCTGGGAGGTCCCGTGGGACCGCTCACGCCAGGTCCCGCTCGACTGGCGCTCGTGA
- a CDS encoding alpha/beta fold hydrolase, giving the protein MTASTPDPGTPPTAATAVRLDLPGGRAVTHRDVAANGARFHVAEVGDGPLVLLLHGFPQFWWTWRHQLTALADAGYRAVAMDLRGVGGSDRTPRGYDPANLALDVTGVIRSLGEPDAALVGHDLGGYLAWTAAVMRPKLVRRLVVSSMPHPRRWRSAMLSDFGQTRASSHIWGFQRPFVPERQLVADDGALVGQLIRDWSGPRLPEDEDLTVYQRAMCIPSTAHCSVEPYRWMMRSMARPDGLQFNRRMKRPVRVPTLHLHGSLDPVMRTRSAAGSGQYVEAPYRWRLFDGLGHFPHEEDPAAFSTELVNWLKDPEPDR; this is encoded by the coding sequence ATGACAGCGTCCACCCCGGATCCCGGCACTCCCCCCACCGCCGCCACGGCGGTACGGCTCGACCTCCCCGGCGGCCGGGCGGTGACGCACCGCGATGTCGCGGCCAACGGCGCCCGGTTCCACGTAGCCGAGGTCGGTGACGGGCCGCTGGTGCTGCTCCTGCACGGTTTCCCGCAGTTCTGGTGGACGTGGCGGCACCAGCTGACCGCGCTCGCCGATGCCGGGTACCGGGCGGTCGCGATGGACCTGCGCGGTGTCGGCGGCAGCGACCGCACGCCCCGCGGCTACGACCCCGCCAATCTGGCCCTGGACGTCACCGGGGTCATCCGGTCTCTCGGCGAGCCGGACGCCGCCCTCGTCGGGCACGACCTCGGCGGGTACCTCGCGTGGACGGCGGCCGTGATGCGGCCCAAGCTGGTGCGTCGGCTCGTGGTCTCGTCCATGCCGCACCCGCGCCGCTGGCGCTCGGCGATGCTGTCGGACTTCGGCCAGACGCGGGCGAGTTCGCACATCTGGGGCTTCCAGCGGCCGTTCGTCCCGGAGCGGCAGCTCGTCGCCGACGACGGGGCGCTCGTGGGGCAGCTGATCCGGGACTGGTCCGGGCCGCGGCTGCCCGAGGACGAGGACCTGACCGTGTACCAGCGGGCGATGTGCATCCCGTCGACGGCGCACTGCTCGGTCGAGCCGTACCGCTGGATGATGCGGTCCATGGCGCGGCCCGACGGCCTCCAGTTCAACCGGCGGATGAAGCGGCCGGTGCGGGTCCCGACGCTGCACCTGCACGGCTCGCTCGACCCGGTGATGCGCACGCGGAGCGCGGCCGGCTCCGGTCAGTACGTCGAAGCCCCGTACCGCTGGCGGCTGTTCGACGGCCTCGGGCACTTCCCGCACGAGGAGGACCCGGCGGCCTTCTCGACCGAGCTGGTCAACTGGCTGAAGGATCCCGAGCCGGACCGCTGA
- a CDS encoding phage holin family protein, with translation MSAVDQGAQGAERTLGQLVASATAEMSALVHDEIALAKAEIRQDVKRAGIGSAAIIVAGVFALFSLPVLSFAAAYGIHNLGLGLAWSFLIVGSAFLLLAGLLALIAVKKFKKVKPPEKTIASVKQTAALVGTVKPHPRPVSDQAVGVARSSS, from the coding sequence ATGAGCGCAGTGGACCAAGGGGCGCAGGGAGCCGAGCGCACACTCGGCCAGCTGGTCGCCTCGGCCACCGCCGAGATGTCCGCCCTGGTGCACGACGAGATCGCCCTCGCCAAGGCGGAGATCCGCCAGGACGTCAAGCGCGCGGGCATCGGAAGCGCCGCCATCATCGTCGCAGGAGTGTTCGCCCTCTTCTCCCTGCCGGTGCTGAGCTTCGCCGCGGCCTACGGGATCCACAACCTCGGGCTCGGGCTCGCCTGGTCCTTCCTCATCGTCGGCTCGGCGTTCCTGCTGCTCGCGGGCCTGCTGGCGCTGATCGCGGTGAAGAAGTTCAAGAAGGTCAAGCCGCCGGAGAAGACCATCGCCTCCGTCAAGCAGACCGCGGCGCTCGTCGGAACCGTCAAGCCGCACCCGCGGCCGGTGAGTGACCAGGCTGTGGGTGTGGCACGCTCGTCCTCATGA
- a CDS encoding MarP family serine protease, translated as MNVLDILLLLAAVWFAIIGYRQGFVVGILSVIGFLGGGLIAVSLLPLIWDRVTDKGTQASSTAVVIAVVVIIICASIGQALTTHLGSKLRRQITWSPARAVDATGGALVNVVAMLLVAWLIGSLLAQTSLPTLGKEVRNSKVLLGVSRVLPAQANTWFSDFSSTLARNGFPQVFNPFSNEPITEVKAPDPALASSPVSEQAKRSIVKVVGTAPSCSKVLEGTGFVFAPGKVMTNAHVVGGVGEPTVQIGGEGKLYDAKVVLYDWARDIAVLDVPKLKAQPLEFADKDAVSGSDAIVAGFPENGGYDVRPARVRGRINANGPDIYHRGTVRRDVYSLYATVRQGNSGGPLLTPDGKVYGVVFAKSLDDPNTGYVLTADEIRDDIRIGKTADRRVDSQGCAL; from the coding sequence GTGAACGTGCTGGACATCTTGTTGCTGCTCGCCGCCGTATGGTTCGCGATCATCGGCTACCGCCAGGGCTTCGTCGTCGGCATCCTGTCGGTGATCGGCTTCCTCGGCGGCGGCCTCATCGCCGTGTCCCTGCTCCCGCTGATCTGGGACCGGGTGACGGACAAAGGAACGCAGGCGTCCTCCACGGCCGTCGTCATCGCCGTGGTCGTGATCATCATCTGTGCCTCGATCGGCCAGGCCCTGACCACCCACCTCGGCAGCAAGCTCCGCCGCCAGATCACCTGGTCACCGGCGCGCGCGGTCGACGCCACCGGCGGGGCCCTGGTCAATGTGGTCGCCATGCTGCTGGTGGCCTGGCTGATCGGTTCCCTGCTCGCCCAGACCTCGCTGCCCACGCTGGGCAAGGAGGTCCGCAACTCCAAGGTGCTGCTCGGCGTGTCGCGGGTCCTGCCCGCCCAGGCGAACACCTGGTTCTCGGACTTCAGTTCCACGCTCGCCCGCAACGGCTTCCCCCAGGTCTTCAACCCGTTCTCCAACGAGCCCATCACCGAGGTGAAGGCGCCCGACCCGGCGCTGGCCAGCAGCCCCGTCAGCGAGCAGGCCAAGCGCTCGATCGTGAAGGTCGTCGGCACCGCGCCCAGTTGCAGCAAAGTGCTGGAGGGCACCGGCTTCGTCTTCGCCCCGGGCAAGGTCATGACCAACGCGCACGTCGTGGGCGGGGTCGGCGAGCCGACCGTACAGATCGGCGGCGAGGGCAAGCTGTACGACGCGAAGGTCGTGCTCTACGACTGGGCGCGCGACATCGCCGTCCTGGACGTGCCCAAGCTGAAGGCGCAGCCGCTGGAGTTCGCCGACAAGGACGCGGTGAGCGGCAGCGACGCGATCGTCGCCGGCTTCCCCGAGAACGGTGGGTACGACGTCCGTCCGGCCCGTGTGCGCGGCCGGATCAACGCCAACGGCCCGGACATCTACCACCGGGGCACGGTCCGACGGGACGTCTACTCGCTGTACGCGACGGTCCGTCAGGGCAACTCCGGCGGTCCGCTGCTGACGCCCGACGGCAAGGTGTACGGGGTCGTCTTCGCCAAGTCCCTCGACGACCCGAACACCGGCTACGTGCTGACGGCCGACGAGATCCGCGACGACATCCGGATCGGGAAGACCGCCGACCGCCGGGTCGACAGCCAGGGCTGCGCCCTCTGA